The following are encoded in a window of Phaseolus vulgaris cultivar G19833 chromosome 3, P. vulgaris v2.0, whole genome shotgun sequence genomic DNA:
- the LOC137806632 gene encoding pentatricopeptide repeat-containing protein At1g05670, mitochondrial has translation MKRAAFSSYFHCLRYSYHNPFMGFGPKCLNVKFSSSLDSSNARPFPDYSPKKPSVKDTDFVHHLSTTIKQRRSEPLRRILKPFEAKFKPDYFIWVLMNIKDDYKLVLDFFNWTRLRRDPSLEALCIVVHIAVASKDLRTAHRLVFEFWGKPHLDVGNSFAQFTERLIYTYKDWGAHPFVFDVFFQVLVEAGLLLEAGKLFDKLVNYGVLFSVDSCNLFLARLSNSFDGKNMAIKVFREYPEVGVCWNTMSYNIILHSLCQLGKLKEAHNLLIQMEFRGSFPDVVSYSVIINGYCQVEQIGKVLKLLEELQGKGCKPNEYTYNSVISLLCKTGRVVEAEQVLREMINQRIFPDNVVYTTLISGFGKSGNVSAKYKLFDEMRHKKIVPDCVTYTSMINGLCEAGKVVEARKLFCEMFGKGFEPDEVTYTALIDGYCKAGEMKEAFSLHNQMVEKGLTPNVVTYTALVDGLCKRGEVDIANELLLEMSEKGLQPNVCTYNALINGLCKVGNIEQAIKLMEEMDLAGFYPDTFTYTTLIDAYCKMGEMAKAHELLWVMLGKRIQPTIVTFNVLMNGFCMSGMLEDSERLIKWMFEKGIMPNATTFNFLLKQYCIRTNMRATTQIYKRMYAQGVMPDNNTYNILIKGHCKARNMKEAWFLHKEMVEKGFSLTAASYNALIKGFYKRKKFVEAKKLFEEMRTQGFVAEKEIYDIFVDVNYEEGNWENTLELCDEAIEKCLVKKT, from the coding sequence ATGAAGAGAGCAGCTTTCTCCTCTTATTTCCACTGTTTGCGTTATAGTTATCATAATCCATTTATGGGTTTTGGTCCAAAATGTTTGAATGTGAAATTTTCCTCTTCTTTGGATTCAAGCAATGCCAGACCTTTTCCTGATTACTCCCCAAAAAAGCCTTCAGTTAAAGACACTGACTTTGTGCACCACCTTTCCACCACCATTAAGCAGCGCCGCTCCGAGCCTCTTCGCCGGATTCTCAAGCCCTTTGAGGCAAAGTTCAAGCCTGACTATTTCATTTGGGTTCTTATGAACATCAAGGATGACTATAAACTTGTGTTAGATTTCTTCAACTGGACGCGCCTTCGGAGGGACCCTTCTTTGGAAGCCCTTTGCATTGTGGTTCATATTGCTGTGGCTTCTAAGGACTTGAGAACGGCTCATAGGCTTGTTTTTGAGTTCTGGGGAAAGCCTCATTTGGATGTTGGTAACTCGTTTGCTCAATTTACTGAGAGGTTGATTTATACTTACAAGGACTGGGGTGCACATCCCTTTGTGTTTGATGTGTTCTTTCAAGTTCTCGTTGAAGCAGGGTTGCTTCTAGAAGCTGGTAAACTGTTTGATAAATTGGTCAATTACGGCGTTCTTTTTTCTGTAGATTCTTGTAATTTGTTTCTAGCTAGGCTATCTAACAGTTTTGATGGGAAAAATATGGCAATTAAGGTGTTTAGAGAGTATCCTGAAGTGGGTGTTTGTTGGAACACCATGTCGTATAATATTATTCTTCACTCACTTTGTCAATTGGGTAAGTTAAAAGAAGCGCATAATCTGCTCATACAAATGGAGTTTAGGGGGAGCTTTCCTGATGTTGTAAGTTATAGTGTTATAATTAATGGATACTGTCAGGTTGAACAGATAGGAAAGGTCTTGAAGCTTTTGGAAGAGTTGCAGGGAAAGGGGTGTAAGCCAAACGAATACACATACAATAGTGTAATTTCCCTTCTTTGTAAGACTGGTAGAGTTGTTGAAGCGGAGCAAGTCCTGAGGGAGATGATAAACCAGAGGATTTTTCCTGATAATGTGGTGTATACAACTCTTATCAGTGGGTTCGGCAAGTCTGGGAATGTTTCAGCTAAATACAAACTGTTTGATGAAATGAGGCATAAGAAAATAGTTCCTGATTGTGTGACGTATACTTCCATGATTAACGGACTCTGTGAAGCTGGAAAGGTTGTTGAAGCACGCAAACTGTTTTGTGAAATGTTTGGAAAAGGATTTGAACCAGATGAAGTTACTTATACTGCTCTTATAGATGGGTATTGCAAGGCCGGAGAAATGAAAGAGGCATTCTCTCTTCACAACCAGATGGTTGAGAAGGGTCTGACTCCTAATGTTGTCACTTATACAGCATTGGTTGATGGCCTGTGTAAACGTGGTGAGGTAGATATAGCAAATGAGCTTCTTCTTGAAATGTCTGAGAAGGGCCTTCAACCAAATGTTTGCACATATAATGCACTAATCAATGGTCTTTGTAAGGTAGGAAATATAGAGCAAGCCATAAAACTTATGGAAGAAATGGATCTGGCAGGGTTTTATCCTGACACTTTTACATATACTACCCTCATTGACGCTTATTGTAAGATGGGTGAAATGGCCAAGGCTCATGAATTGCTGTGGGTTATGCTTGGTAAAAGAATTCAACCTACAATTGTTACTTTCAATGTGCTAATGAATGGGTTTTGCATGTCAGGGATGTTGGAAGATAGTGAAAGACTAATCAAATGGATGTTTGAAAAAGGTATTATGCCGAATGCCACAACATTCAATTTTCTTTTGAAGCAGTACTGTATTAGAACTAACATGCGTgctacaacacagatttataaGAGGATGTATGCTCAAGGAGTGATGCCTGACAataatacatataatattttgattaaaGGGCATTGTAAAGCTAGAAATATGAAAGAGGCATGGTTTTTGCATAAAGAAATGGTTGAAAAGGGATTTAGTCTAACTGCTGCTTCCTATAATGCTCTTATAAAGGGTTTCTATAAGAGGAAGAAATTTGTGGAGGCTAAGAAGCTATTTGAGGAGATGAGAACTCAAGGATTTGTTGCAGAAAAAGAGatatatgatatttttgttGATGTAAATTATGAAGAAGGGAACTGGGAAAATACTCTTGAGCTTTGTGATGAAGCAATAGAGAAATGTCTTGTTAAGAAAACTTAG
- the LOC137806633 gene encoding glutathione S-transferase U17-like, with translation MSMKSEVKLLGAWPSPYVLRVRIALNMKSVEYEFHEEKLSSKSQLLLQSNPIYKKIPVLIHKDKPLCESLIIVQYVDDVWSSASPILPSHPYDCAIARFWAVYIDQTLYPTMKSIRGASEEDEKKRLIEEVRKGLALLEDVFKDRSKGKGFYGGDRIGLLDIALGSILGWLRVVETLNGVKLLEQSNTPELLKWAERFSAHAAVKDVMPETERLLEFSKTLVKG, from the exons ATGTCAATGAAGAGTGAGGTGAAGTTGTTGGGAGCATGGCCAAGTCCATACGTGTTGAGGGTTCGCATAGCTCTAAACATGAAATCAGTAGAGTATGAGTTCCATGAGGAAAAGTTATCGTCCAAAAGCCAGCTTCTTCTTCAATCCAACCCCATCTACAAGAAAATCCCTGTTCTAATTCATAAGGACAAACCCCTCTGCGAATCTTTGATCATTGTGCAATATGTTGATGATGTTTGGTCCTCTGCCTCTCCCATTCTCCCCTCTCATCCTTATGACTGCGCCATTGCTCGTTTCTGGGCTGTCTATATTGATCAAACG TTGTACCCAACCATGAAATCCATTAGAGGAGCTTCGGAGGAGGATGAGAAGAAGAGATTGATAGAGGAGGTGAGAAAAGGATTGGCATTGTTGGAGGATGTGTTTAAAGATAGAAGCAAAGGCAAGGGCTTTTATGGTGGTGACCGAATTGGGTTGTTGGACATTGCACTTGGTAGCATCTTGGGGTGGCTGAGGGTGGTAGAGACATTGAATGGGGTGAAGTTGCTTGAGCAAAGCAACACACCTGAGCTGCTGAAGTGGGCTGAAAGGTTTTCTGCACATGCTGCTGTCAAAGATGTTATGCCAGAGACAGAGAGGCTTCTTGAGTTTTCCAAAACTCTAGTTAAGGGCTAA
- the LOC137806635 gene encoding uncharacterized protein encodes MNVFSYEEVWKIIYARWDNQLHRPLHAAAYYLNPQFHYEPEFRSDDLEVKEGSYTSMRRLVKDVAERRIINVQLVEYHFGIGAFAMDDAKESRKTILPGEWWEMFGYRTPELKRFAIRILSLTCSSSGCERNWSSFEMVHTKRRNRLHLKKMNDLVYVMYNLKLSNKQIR; translated from the exons ATGAATGTATTTAGCTATGAAGAGGTTTGGAAAATAATTTATGCAAGATGGGATAATCAACTTCATAGGCCTCTGCATGCAGCTGCATATTATCTTAATCCCCAATTCCATTATGAACCCGAGTTTAGATCTGATGATCTTGAGGTGAAAGAAGGGTCGTATACATCCATGAGAAGATTGGTTAAGGATGTTGCAGAAAGAAGGATAATTAATGTGCAACTTGTTGAGTATCATTTTGGTATAGGAGCCTTTGCAATGGATGACGCAAAGGAAAGTAGAAAAACAATACTTCCTGGAGAATGGTGGGAGATGTTTGGGTATAGAACTCCAGAGTTGAAGAGGTTTGCTATCCGAATTCTAAGCTTGACTTGTAGCTCTTCTGGATGTGAGCGAAATTGGAGCTCATTTGAAATG GTTCATACAAAGAGAAGAAACCGTTTGCATCTgaaaaagatgaatgatttggtGTATGTCATGTACAACTTGAAGTTGAGTAATAAGCAAATTAGATAA